One Photobacterium sp. TY1-4 genomic window carries:
- a CDS encoding phosphotransferase enzyme family protein — MGKQIGSPERAIYHDEDRVIRPLNPWSATIHRLLEHLHVHGVMNCPRFISVDGEQEVLSYIEGETYNYPLSGAIASHHALTSAASLLRQLHDASVSFLSSNSDHQHQWMLPAQAPQEVICHGDFAPYNVALNGEVVSGVFDFDTAHPGPRVWDMAYAVYCWAPFKTDPTDALGTLSAQIERARAFCDAYGASAAQRQLLVEMMMKRLAALVAFMQSEADAGNAQFKTNIAQGHHLSYLADIDYLKQHRQVITSGLLVGI, encoded by the coding sequence ATGGGAAAACAGATCGGGAGCCCGGAAAGAGCGATTTATCACGACGAAGATCGGGTCATCCGGCCATTGAATCCGTGGTCGGCGACCATTCACCGCCTGCTGGAGCATTTACATGTTCACGGCGTGATGAATTGCCCAAGGTTTATTAGCGTTGACGGTGAACAGGAGGTATTGAGCTACATCGAAGGCGAGACGTACAACTATCCGCTTTCGGGGGCCATTGCCAGCCACCATGCGTTAACTTCTGCGGCCAGTTTGCTGCGGCAGCTCCATGACGCCTCTGTCAGCTTTTTATCATCGAACTCAGACCATCAACATCAATGGATGCTGCCTGCACAAGCGCCGCAGGAAGTGATCTGCCACGGCGACTTCGCGCCTTATAATGTCGCTCTGAACGGGGAAGTCGTGAGCGGCGTCTTTGATTTCGATACGGCGCATCCCGGTCCCAGAGTGTGGGATATGGCGTATGCCGTTTATTGTTGGGCACCTTTCAAAACCGATCCGACGGATGCGCTGGGGACCCTGTCAGCACAGATTGAGCGGGCCAGGGCATTTTGTGATGCCTACGGGGCGAGCGCTGCGCAGCGACAACTGTTGGTTGAGATGATGATGAAGCGACTCGCGGCCCTGGTGGCGTTCATGCAGAGCGAAGCGGATGCAGGTAATGCGCAGTTCAAGACAAACATCGCCCAGGGACATCATTTGAGTTATCTGGCCGACATCGACTATCTCAAACAGCACCGGCAGGTCATTACCTCGGGGTTACTGGTTGGGATTTGA
- a CDS encoding DUF6500 family protein → MRQSLREKVIQVCSKKISQKGEHVGVSFYAFFANKNDEPELLMEAATWWIQTHQLDHFEKATKIMAMVESGQ, encoded by the coding sequence ATGCGCCAGTCGTTACGAGAGAAAGTCATTCAAGTTTGCAGTAAGAAAATCAGCCAGAAAGGCGAGCATGTTGGTGTGTCGTTTTATGCGTTTTTTGCCAACAAAAACGATGAACCTGAGCTGCTGATGGAAGCGGCGACGTGGTGGATCCAAACCCACCAGTTGGACCACTTCGAAAAAGCGACAAAAATTATGGCGATGGTCGAGTCAGGTCAATAG
- a CDS encoding GNAT family N-acetyltransferase — MIELKKATTGDVDVFVGFESDADTRQFILPYSAEKHHAVMRQPDVIYLAIMQAQEVAGFIILALDGDDSVEFRRIVVGSKGAGIGQAAILAMEQYCRVQLARRRVWLDVFDANDRGKYIYQKLGYQPFATDNVAGQTLLLMEKWL; from the coding sequence GTGATTGAATTGAAAAAAGCGACGACTGGCGATGTTGATGTCTTCGTGGGGTTTGAAAGTGATGCGGATACACGGCAGTTCATTCTGCCGTATTCAGCGGAAAAGCATCATGCGGTCATGCGTCAGCCAGATGTGATTTACCTCGCCATCATGCAGGCGCAAGAAGTGGCTGGTTTTATCATCTTGGCATTAGATGGCGATGACAGCGTGGAGTTTCGGCGAATTGTGGTGGGGAGCAAAGGCGCCGGAATCGGTCAGGCAGCCATTCTCGCTATGGAGCAATATTGCCGGGTGCAACTGGCGCGCCGGCGAGTTTGGCTTGATGTGTTTGACGCCAATGACAGGGGGAAATACATCTACCAAAAACTTGGTTATCAGCCATTTGCCACCGATAACGTTGCGGGTCAAACGCTGCTGCTGATGGAAAAATGGCTCTGA
- a CDS encoding S66 peptidase family protein: MSVILPKPLKPGDKIGFFSPSSPATVFAPTRFNRAELFLCSKGFELQPGLLTGKHDHYRSGSIQERADEFNVLIRNPEVRCVMSTIGGSNSNALLPYLDYDALIRDPKIIIGYSDVTALLLGIYARTGLITFYGPALVASFGELPPLVEESYQSFETMLCQQSFLPFHYAMPQRWTDTKIDWETQTEPKPTQDNGWLYRGHGVVSGRLIGGNLNTMAGIWGSPYMPEIVDGDILFLEDSLKGIETVERAFCHLKACGVFDRVSAIVLGKHELFDDKGTGRTPLDVLIEVLNGQALPILYGFDSCHTHPMLVTPLGVDAEIDFDAERICLKSPWLALA; encoded by the coding sequence ATGTCAGTTATTTTACCCAAGCCGTTAAAACCGGGAGATAAGATAGGATTCTTTTCGCCATCATCCCCGGCAACTGTATTTGCACCGACTCGGTTCAATCGGGCGGAATTGTTTCTGTGTAGCAAAGGCTTTGAACTACAGCCTGGTTTATTGACCGGAAAACATGATCACTACCGGTCAGGCTCAATCCAAGAGCGGGCGGATGAATTCAATGTATTGATCCGAAACCCTGAGGTTCGGTGTGTGATGTCCACGATTGGCGGCAGTAACAGCAATGCGCTTCTGCCGTATCTTGATTATGATGCCTTGATCCGGGATCCCAAGATCATCATCGGCTATTCAGATGTCACCGCGCTGTTGCTGGGGATATATGCCAGGACCGGGTTAATCACATTTTACGGCCCTGCGCTGGTTGCATCTTTTGGAGAGTTACCTCCTTTAGTTGAGGAGAGCTACCAGTCTTTTGAAACGATGTTGTGCCAGCAGAGCTTCCTTCCTTTTCATTATGCGATGCCGCAGCGATGGACCGACACGAAAATAGACTGGGAAACACAGACTGAGCCGAAGCCTACCCAAGACAATGGCTGGCTTTACCGGGGACATGGCGTCGTTTCAGGTCGTTTGATCGGTGGCAACCTTAATACGATGGCAGGTATTTGGGGGAGTCCCTATATGCCGGAAATCGTCGACGGCGATATCTTATTCTTGGAAGATTCACTGAAGGGGATCGAAACCGTCGAGCGCGCATTTTGTCACTTAAAAGCTTGTGGCGTGTTCGACAGAGTCTCGGCGATTGTGCTGGGCAAGCATGAACTGTTTGATGATAAAGGCACGGGGCGAACACCTCTGGATGTCCTGATTGAAGTGCTAAATGGCCAGGCGCTGCCTATTTTGTACGGCTTTGATAGCTGTCATACCCACCCGATGCTCGTCACTCCGCTTGGCGTCGACGCTGAAATCGATTTTGATGCCGAGCGCATTTGTCTGAAGAGTCCATGGTTGGCACTGGCTTAA
- a CDS encoding RidA family protein encodes MKKSIVPQDFQHYYDDWHFSPVIESDGTVYLSGVTAARKDKPISTDPEEQFHDAFYKLGVYLAAAGLTYDDILEMTTFHIDLRQHIETFSSVKDQYIQAPYPAWSAIGVSEFIPQNALVEMRIVAKRS; translated from the coding sequence ATGAAAAAATCGATTGTCCCTCAAGATTTTCAGCATTATTACGATGACTGGCATTTTTCACCGGTGATTGAAAGTGATGGAACCGTGTATTTGTCCGGCGTGACAGCGGCAAGAAAAGACAAGCCGATTAGCACAGATCCGGAAGAGCAGTTTCATGATGCATTCTATAAGCTGGGTGTTTACTTAGCCGCGGCTGGCCTGACGTATGACGACATTTTAGAAATGACGACTTTCCATATCGATCTACGCCAGCACATCGAGACGTTTTCCAGTGTTAAAGATCAGTATATTCAGGCCCCTTACCCTGCCTGGTCTGCGATTGGGGTCTCAGAATTTATTCCTCAAAATGCGCTGGTGGAAATGCGGATCGTCGCCAAGCGCAGCTGA
- a CDS encoding VOC family protein, producing MISHIDHLVLTVADIDASVQFYQRVLLMDTVTFANGRKAMKFGNQKINLQLLGQERRNKAGVGSGDLCLISSWPLEDVVAHLSKEGIEIVEGPVTKSGAMGAIESVYFTDPDQNLIEISVYP from the coding sequence ATGATTAGTCATATCGACCATCTTGTATTAACCGTTGCTGATATTGACGCGTCTGTTCAGTTTTATCAGCGCGTGCTGTTAATGGACACTGTGACGTTCGCCAACGGTCGCAAAGCAATGAAGTTCGGGAATCAAAAAATCAACCTACAGCTGTTAGGGCAAGAGAGAAGAAATAAAGCCGGTGTTGGTTCCGGTGACTTATGTCTGATTTCATCGTGGCCGCTCGAAGATGTCGTCGCGCATCTGTCGAAAGAGGGCATTGAAATTGTGGAAGGCCCTGTGACCAAGTCCGGTGCCATGGGAGCCATTGAATCGGTGTATTTCACGGATCCCGACCAGAACCTAATCGAAATCAGCGTGTACCCATAA
- a CDS encoding GNAT family N-acetyltransferase, whose protein sequence is MFPELSTSRLTLTSLYPEDKDALFEIFSNDLVVQYYDVAAFHQTEQAVRLIDLFQSRFQNKQGIRWAIRLKETNQLIGTCGFNSWNAGMRHAVVGYDLRPDYWGQGLMAEAVHAIIQAAFDGMLPCGALNRIQADTVIGNTASEHVLLKLGFVEEGIRRESGYWKNQFHDLKCFGLLKSEFRSE, encoded by the coding sequence ATGTTTCCGGAACTTAGCACCTCACGACTGACCCTCACGTCTCTTTATCCAGAAGACAAAGATGCGTTGTTTGAGATTTTCTCAAATGATTTAGTGGTCCAGTATTATGATGTGGCAGCTTTTCATCAGACCGAACAAGCGGTCCGGTTAATCGATCTCTTTCAGTCACGTTTTCAAAATAAGCAGGGGATTCGCTGGGCGATTCGATTGAAAGAAACCAACCAGCTTATCGGAACATGCGGGTTTAATTCATGGAATGCCGGAATGAGACATGCTGTTGTTGGCTACGACCTGCGGCCTGATTATTGGGGGCAGGGGCTCATGGCAGAAGCGGTGCATGCGATCATTCAAGCCGCCTTCGACGGGATGTTACCTTGCGGAGCTTTGAATCGTATTCAAGCCGATACGGTGATTGGGAATACGGCATCGGAGCACGTGTTGCTGAAGCTGGGCTTTGTCGAAGAAGGGATCCGCAGGGAATCTGGCTATTGGAAGAACCAGTTTCATGATCTCAAGTGTTTCGGCCTGCTCAAATCTGAGTTCAGAAGTGAATAA
- a CDS encoding MmcQ/YjbR family DNA-binding protein, whose translation MNVDEFNHFCGSFPATTHVVQWGNSQVWKVGGKVFAIGSRGKQEQPAFTFKTSDLNFVFLSNHDGYIPAPYFATRGMKWIQQTETSGELDEALRYYLSESYRIVALGLSKRQQQALGINLHPAL comes from the coding sequence ATGAATGTCGATGAATTTAATCACTTTTGTGGTTCTTTCCCGGCAACCACCCATGTTGTGCAATGGGGAAATTCTCAGGTTTGGAAAGTCGGTGGCAAAGTGTTTGCGATTGGCAGTCGTGGAAAGCAGGAGCAGCCTGCGTTTACCTTTAAAACCTCAGACTTGAATTTTGTTTTCCTGAGTAACCATGATGGGTATATCCCGGCCCCGTATTTCGCAACGCGGGGGATGAAATGGATTCAGCAAACCGAAACCTCGGGTGAGTTAGATGAAGCGCTCAGATATTACCTTTCCGAGTCATACCGTATCGTGGCACTTGGTCTGAGCAAGCGACAACAGCAAGCATTAGGGATCAATCTGCACCCGGCGCTTTGA
- the fusA gene encoding elongation factor G — protein sequence MAVHEIRNIAFVGQSGVGKTSLIERLLSDSQTITHLGSVKTGDTVTDCDPQSVQYQHSIETTPVTLTWQSHRMNIIDTPGVLELLGRTFSIFPAIESTALVLDANTPLNQVSDRLFSFARDQQKCQMVIINKQDLNPDKIPALVAELVSHFGAACLPINLPTQDGTGVVDCFFEPAYEQATLMSSVEAAHEQLVDQVIEVDEALMALYLEQGSELSPAQLHEPFEAALRMGHVIPVCFVSAESGAGVELLLRTLMEIMPTPEEGNPPLLEKNGRPVLVNLTQSDHSVAHIFKISVDPYLGKMAYLRVFQGEINAGSQLYINDSHKSFKVAHLYQQQGNKRIEISKAIAGDFCVLAKIDELYFGTVVHDSHDEDGITMHPLEFPEPMYSLAIRPTKRGDEQKLSETLQKIAAEDPTLRLEHRSRTNETVLSGQGEFHLKIALEKMASIYKLQVETAEPGIEYFETITEAAEGHYRHKKQSGGAGQFGEVQLKVRPLARGEGFQFINKVVGGAIPTSLIPAVEKGIRQAVEEGAISGNPIRDVEVTVYDGKHHPVDSKEIAFVIAGKKAFLDAVNQASPIILEPIVELSLLVPTLSVGDVTGELAGNRGVILGTNVEPNNFTALQVRAPLNELQGYAQRLRAMTGGEGCFSMVLSHYEQAPHHVQQKVCQREQSGD from the coding sequence ATGGCTGTTCATGAAATCCGAAATATTGCATTTGTCGGTCAAAGCGGGGTAGGAAAAACCAGCCTGATTGAGCGGCTGTTATCTGACTCCCAGACCATCACCCACCTCGGCAGTGTGAAGACCGGGGACACGGTAACGGATTGTGATCCCCAGTCAGTCCAGTACCAGCACAGTATCGAAACCACGCCGGTGACGCTGACCTGGCAGTCCCATCGCATGAATATCATTGATACCCCCGGCGTACTGGAGTTGTTGGGACGGACGTTCAGTATATTCCCGGCGATTGAATCGACGGCGCTGGTGCTGGATGCCAATACGCCGCTCAATCAGGTCTCCGATCGTTTGTTTTCATTTGCACGGGATCAACAAAAGTGCCAGATGGTGATCATCAATAAGCAGGATCTCAATCCGGATAAGATTCCGGCGCTGGTGGCTGAACTGGTCTCGCATTTCGGCGCGGCATGCCTGCCGATTAACCTGCCGACCCAAGATGGTACCGGTGTGGTCGATTGTTTTTTTGAGCCGGCGTATGAACAGGCGACGTTGATGAGCTCGGTTGAAGCTGCACATGAGCAGTTGGTCGATCAGGTGATTGAAGTGGATGAAGCGCTGATGGCACTTTATTTGGAGCAGGGTTCTGAATTGTCACCCGCGCAATTGCACGAGCCGTTTGAAGCGGCATTAAGAATGGGGCACGTCATTCCGGTGTGTTTTGTTTCCGCAGAAAGCGGGGCCGGTGTTGAGTTGCTGCTGCGCACCTTGATGGAAATCATGCCGACACCCGAGGAGGGGAATCCGCCACTGCTGGAAAAAAATGGCCGCCCGGTGCTGGTGAATCTGACCCAGAGCGATCACAGTGTCGCCCATATATTTAAAATCAGTGTTGACCCTTATTTAGGGAAGATGGCTTATCTTCGTGTGTTTCAGGGAGAAATCAACGCAGGAAGTCAGCTGTATATCAACGACAGCCATAAATCTTTTAAGGTCGCTCATCTGTATCAGCAACAGGGGAACAAGCGGATTGAAATCTCAAAAGCCATCGCCGGAGATTTCTGTGTCCTGGCCAAAATTGATGAACTCTATTTTGGCACCGTGGTTCACGATTCCCATGATGAAGACGGGATCACCATGCACCCTCTGGAATTCCCGGAGCCGATGTACAGTTTGGCGATACGGCCCACCAAGCGGGGAGATGAACAGAAGCTTTCCGAAACGTTGCAGAAGATTGCCGCAGAAGATCCGACGCTACGCCTGGAGCACCGGAGCCGAACCAATGAAACGGTTCTCAGTGGGCAAGGGGAATTCCATCTTAAAATCGCTCTGGAGAAAATGGCTTCGATCTATAAGCTGCAAGTCGAAACTGCTGAGCCGGGCATTGAGTATTTCGAGACGATTACCGAAGCGGCAGAGGGGCATTATCGCCATAAAAAACAAAGTGGCGGAGCCGGTCAGTTTGGCGAGGTCCAGTTGAAAGTTCGGCCGCTGGCACGTGGGGAAGGTTTCCAGTTTATCAACAAGGTGGTGGGTGGGGCGATCCCGACCTCATTGATCCCGGCCGTCGAGAAGGGGATCCGACAGGCGGTCGAAGAAGGTGCGATCTCAGGCAACCCCATCCGTGATGTCGAAGTGACGGTCTACGACGGGAAACATCACCCGGTCGACTCGAAGGAAATTGCTTTTGTGATCGCCGGGAAAAAAGCATTCCTTGATGCAGTGAATCAGGCCAGTCCAATTATCCTCGAACCGATTGTTGAGCTATCCCTGTTGGTGCCGACCCTGTCTGTCGGGGACGTGACTGGCGAGCTGGCCGGAAATCGCGGGGTGATTCTGGGCACCAATGTTGAGCCCAATAATTTTACGGCCCTGCAAGTGCGGGCGCCCCTCAACGAGCTGCAAGGGTATGCGCAGCGTTTACGTGCCATGACGGGCGGCGAGGGATGTTTTAGCATGGTGTTGAGCCACTACGAGCAAGCGCCTCACCATGTTCAGCAAAAGGTTTGCCAGCGTGAGCAAAGCGGCGATTAA